The stretch of DNA GGGCCAGGCAATCCTCGACGCCCCGGATGGTGAACTCGCGGTCGCGGGTACACATCAGGGAGCGGCCGCTCCACTCGCCGCCGCGGTCGTAATCGACCGCGAAGACGTAGTAGAACCGGGCGGCGAGCGCCCCCTTGAGGAGGGTCTCGCAGCCCTTGGCCGAGAGGTTCCACCAGCCCTCCGTCACCCAGCCGCCGGAATCCCGGTAGCCGAGCGCGATGCCGATGCGGCTGCCGGTCATGTTGCACATCCGCAGGTCCGCCCGCGCCGGCCCGGCCCCGAGCAGGGCGAGGAGCGGGAGCGAGAGCAGGGCGGCGCGGCGGGGGGCGAGGAAGTCAGCCAACCAGGATGATGCGGAGGTCATTGACGTTGGTGCGGGTGGGCCCGGGCCGGACGAGGTCGCCGATCCGGTCGAAGAACGGAGTCGAGTCGTTCTCTCCCAAGCTCGCCCCCGCGTCGAGCCCCGCCGCCGCCGCACGGGTGAGCGTCGTGGGGTCGATCATCGCGCCGGCCGGGTCGGTGGCCTCGCCGCGGCCGCCATCGGTGCCGTCGGTATCGGCCGAGAGCGCCGCGATGCCGGGGGCGCCGTCGAGCGCCAGCGCCAGCGCCAGCGCGTATTCCTGGTTCGGCCCGCCCTGGCCCTCGCCGCGGATCGTCACGGTCAACTCGCCGCCGGAGATCAGCGCCACCTTGCGTCCGGCGGCCTGCATCTCGCGGGCGAGCGCGGCATGGGCCGCCGCGACCTCGCGGGCCTCGCCCTCGAGATCGGCCCCGAGCAGCACCGGCTCGTAGCCGGCTTCGTGCGCCGCCGCCGCAGCGGCCTCGATGGCGTCGACCGGCCGGGCGATGATGCGGAACTCGCTGCGGGCGAAGGCCGGGTCGCCGGGCTTCGGGCTCTCGTTGGCGGGATCGTTCAGCAGCGCCTCGGCGGAAGCCGGCAGGGGGATGGAGCGGCGGGCGCAGATCGCCCGGGCGTCGGCCAGCGTGGTCGGGTCCGGCACCGTCGGGCCCGAGGCGATCACCGCGGGATCGTCCCGGGGCACGTCGGAGATCGCCAGCGTCAGGATCCGGCCGGCGTTGCGGGCGGCGCCCGCGAGCCGCCCGCCCTTGATGCGCGAGAGGTGCTTGCGCACGCAGTTGATCTCGTCGATCGCGGCGCCCGAGCGCAGGAGCGCCCGGGTGATGCCCTGCTTCTCAGGCAGCGTCAGGGCGCCGGCCGGGGCGATCCAGTTGGCCGAGCCGCCGCCGGAGAGGAGCACCAGCACGAGGTCGTCGGGGCCGGCCGAGGCCGCGAGATCGAGGGCGCGCTGGGTCGCCGCGATGCCGGCCTGGTCCGGCACCGGGTGGCCGGCCTCCACCACCTCGATCACCCCGGCCGGCTCGCCGTAGCCGTGGCGGGCCACCGCCAGGCCTTCGATGCGGGACGGATCGACCCCTTGTTCCCGGTAATGCCGCTCGGCCAAAGCCGCCATGCTGGCCCCGGCCTTGCCGGCACCGAGGATCACCAGCCGCCCGGCCGGCACCGGGGGCAGGTGCGGCACCAGGCAGCCGCGCGGATGGGCGGCCGTGACGCCGGCATCGAGCAGGCGCAGCAGCAGGGCGCGGGTCTCCGAGGGAGAGGGTTCCCGGGCGGGGGCATCGGTCACGAGGCGGCTCCTCTGAAGGTTACGGTCACGCTTCGGGCCGGCTTCGTGCCGGTCTCGTTCCGGTTTGTTAGAGCTTAGATGGCAGGCGCGGCCCGCCGGGGGCGGGCGACGGCGATGCCGGCCAGGATCAGGCCGCCGCCGAGCACCTGGAGGGGACCCAGGGCCTCGCCGAGGAGGATCCAGGCGAGGATCGCGGCGGCCACCGCCTCCAGGAAGATCACCAGGGAGGAGAAGGCCGCGGGCAGGCGCCCGAGCGCGACCGCGAGCAGGCCCTGGCCGCCGGCATGGCTGACGAGGGCGAGTGCCAGGAGCCCGGCGGCGGCGCTCCAGGATTGCGGCAGCACCGGGCGGGTCTCGATCACGGCCACCGCGCCGAGCAGCACCAGGGCGGTGACGCAGGAGGCCACGAAGGTGACGCGGGCGGCGCCCAGGCCCCGGGCCCGGGCGCGCTCCACGGTGAGGAAGTAGAGGGCGAAAAAGAACGCGGTGATCACCCCGTCCCGGTCGCCGGCGAGGCGCGCCGGATCGACCTGCACCGATTGCCCGACCAGGGTGGCGCCGCCGAGAAGGCAGACGAGGAGGCCGATGAGCGTGCGCCCGGCGGGCCGGCGGCTGAGGCCGATCCAGGCGAGCACCACCACGAAGACCGGCGCGGTCGTTGCGAAGAAGGTGGCGTTGGCGACCGTCGTGCCGAGGATCGCGAGGTGCCAGAACAGCAGGTCGCCCGAGAAGGCGAGGCCGGCGAGCAGCACCGAGGGCGTGACGGCGCGGCGCAGGCGCGGCGCCCGCGCCTCCTCCCAGCACATCCAGCCGTAGAGCGCCGGCAGCGCCAGGGCGACGCGCCAGAACGCGCTGGCGAAGGGCCCGACCTCGGGGCTGACGAACCGCACCAGGACCGGCGACAGGCCCATCGCCAGCGCGCCGACGACGAGGGCGGCGAGCGCCGGACCGAGACCCGCGGAGTCGTCGGCCGAGGCGCCGACGGACGGGCCGGCGGCGAGGTCGGGCTTAAGGGTGGGGGACATCGGCGGGCCTTGCGCGGGGCGCTCCCGGTGCGGAATCGGTCGGTCGTGTCCGTCACTATGGCATGTCGCGCCCGGCGTCACCGGTTCGCGCCGATGGAGACCGCCCCGCCATTTGGGTATGGAGGGCGGGCGGATCCCGCCGTCGCCCTGGGACTCCGCCGCGCCGCCGCCGCCACTCCCCCCAAAAGACCGATCGCCCGATGAACGCCGCTCCCGCCTCCCGCCACCCGCCCCAGCCCCACCCCGTCGAGACGATCCCCGGCGATCCGGCCTGCGGCCTCCTGCTCCTGTGCGACCACGCCTCGAACGCGGTGCCGCCGGACCTCGACCATCTCGGCGTCGCCGCTCCGCATTTCGAGCGGCACATCGCCTACGACATCGGGGCGGCGGCGGTGACGCGCTCGCTCGCCCGGCGGCTCGGGGCGCCGGCGCTCCTCACCACCTTCTCGCGGCTGATCATCGATCCCAATCGCGGCCGCACCGACCCGACCCTGGTGATGCGCCTCTCGGACGGGGCGATCGTGCCGGGCAATGCCAGGATCGGCCCCGAGGGCGTGGCCGAGCGGCTCGCCCGCTTCTACGATCCCTACGACCGGGCGATCGATGCCGCGGTCGCCGCCGCCCTGGCCGCC from Methylobacterium aquaticum encodes:
- a CDS encoding glycerate kinase type-2 family protein, which gives rise to MTDAPAREPSPSETRALLLRLLDAGVTAAHPRGCLVPHLPPVPAGRLVILGAGKAGASMAALAERHYREQGVDPSRIEGLAVARHGYGEPAGVIEVVEAGHPVPDQAGIAATQRALDLAASAGPDDLVLVLLSGGGSANWIAPAGALTLPEKQGITRALLRSGAAIDEINCVRKHLSRIKGGRLAGAARNAGRILTLAISDVPRDDPAVIASGPTVPDPTTLADARAICARRSIPLPASAEALLNDPANESPKPGDPAFARSEFRIIARPVDAIEAAAAAAHEAGYEPVLLGADLEGEAREVAAAHAALAREMQAAGRKVALISGGELTVTIRGEGQGGPNQEYALALALALDGAPGIAALSADTDGTDGGRGEATDPAGAMIDPTTLTRAAAAGLDAGASLGENDSTPFFDRIGDLVRPGPTRTNVNDLRIILVG
- a CDS encoding DUF1036 domain-containing protein; this translates as MTSASSWLADFLAPRRAALLSLPLLALLGAGPARADLRMCNMTGSRIGIALGYRDSGGWVTEGWWNLSAKGCETLLKGALAARFYYVFAVDYDRGGEWSGRSLMCTRDREFTIRGVEDCLARGYDRNGFFEVDTGEQKSWTIQLTDPGRAGP
- a CDS encoding N-formylglutamate amidohydrolase, with product MNAAPASRHPPQPHPVETIPGDPACGLLLLCDHASNAVPPDLDHLGVAAPHFERHIAYDIGAAAVTRSLARRLGAPALLTTFSRLIIDPNRGRTDPTLVMRLSDGAIVPGNARIGPEGVAERLARFYDPYDRAIDAAVAAALAAGAPPAIVTVHSFTPAWRGVARPWQVGILWDRDERLAGPLIAGLRADPAGFTVGDNQPYGGGLPGDTIDRHALARGLPNALIEIRQDLIGDEAGAEDWAARFAALLGPLVARA
- a CDS encoding DMT family transporter is translated as MSPTLKPDLAAGPSVGASADDSAGLGPALAALVVGALAMGLSPVLVRFVSPEVGPFASAFWRVALALPALYGWMCWEEARAPRLRRAVTPSVLLAGLAFSGDLLFWHLAILGTTVANATFFATTAPVFVVVLAWIGLSRRPAGRTLIGLLVCLLGGATLVGQSVQVDPARLAGDRDGVITAFFFALYFLTVERARARGLGAARVTFVASCVTALVLLGAVAVIETRPVLPQSWSAAAGLLALALVSHAGGQGLLAVALGRLPAAFSSLVIFLEAVAAAILAWILLGEALGPLQVLGGGLILAGIAVARPRRAAPAI